A genomic stretch from Malus domestica chromosome 15, GDT2T_hap1 includes:
- the LOC103456181 gene encoding G-type lectin S-receptor-like serine/threonine-protein kinase B120 isoform X1 has protein sequence MAMFLPLTIFLISFSSFSSSPSLAKDTLTPADMLTDNQTLVSAGGIFELGFFTETISGYHYLGIWFKADATKVVWVGNRDVAILDSSGVLQIRSGNLLLSDRRLVQVIVNAANVASSPNTTATLLDTGNFVLKEADTGTVIWQSFDVPSDTYLPGMELGLFELNTTQPSYNILVSWASPQNPARGPFTLTMDRINFTKLTVWRGDGRQMDIAFWDGQHLRFIFDNTTENNDYTFRYQTIDEEAAYYTFSNNKKYDLIWFVMSSTGNLDQFFLANGNIWSVSHGLCEDSSGGNTGKCLATLPSMCDHGDDFSVMNGSLPSTSNNGSIYMGTSDCETLCKSNCSCTAFVAVQDGQPVCQLYYQSKKDLLKIVDEKGTGIIYIRGGSTSSSDGKKLKLWLAIAVPLAFLLILMPISLCCYLHYGNRLQAGDEARKQEEIINSDQVRLVQIGSTNVSPIQYNEDRIVNMMELGRQKDQELPLFSFSTIQTATNDFAKANKLGEGGFGPVYKGLLVDGREIAVKRLSEISRQGLEEFKNEVLVICKLQHRNLVRLLGCCIEGEESILIYEYMPNKSLDSFIFDSTKRKLLDWRKRMNIIEGIAQGILYLHKYSRLRIIHRDLKTSNILLDSDMNPKISDFGMARIFADSDTKGKTSRVVGTFGYMSPEYAMGGLFSEKSDVFSFGVILLEIISGKKNIAFFEADDPLNLLGNAWSLWKEGKSKELMDSTLSGSCSSNEVTRCIQVGLLCVQERAMDRPNMSDVVSMLSNETFALPLPKEPASWSQLSSADADSSSSRQRHQSTIDVTTSTIHAR, from the exons ATGGCCATGTTTCTTCCTCTTACAATTTTCTTGatctctttctcttccttctcttcATCTCCATCTCTTGCAAAAGACACACTCACACCTGCAGACATGCTGACAGACAACCAAACCCTAGTCTCAGCCGGTGGAATTTTCGAGCTTGGCTTCTTCaccgaaactatttcgggataTCACTACCTGGGAATTTGGTTCAAAGCTGATGccaccaaggttgtctgggtTGGTAACCGCGATGTTGCTATATTGGATTCCTCCGGTGTGCTACAAATCCGGTCTGGGAATCTGCTTCTCTCTGACCGTCGACTAGTGCAAGTCATAGTCAACGCAGCAAATGTTGCCTCCTCACCCAACACAACTGCAACGCTTCTGGACACGGGAAATTTTGTGCTTAAAGAAGCAGATACAG GTACTGTTATATGGCAAAGTTTTGATGTACCAAGTGATACATATCTTCCTGGGATGGAACTAGGGTTGTTTGAACTAAACACAACCCAGCCAAGCTATAACATCCTTGTTTCTTGGGCAAGCCCCCAAAACCCAGCTCGCGGTCCCTTCACTTTAACCATGGACCGGATCAACTTCACAAAGCTTACTGTTTGGAGAGGAGATGGACGCCAGATGGATATCGCGTTCTGGGATGGACAACACCTAAGGTTTATTTTTGACAACACAACTGAAAATAATGACTACACTTTTAGGTACCAAACCATTGATGAAGAAGCTGCCTACTACACTTTTAGCAACAATAAGAAGTACGACCTCATATGGTTTGTCATGTCTTCAACTGGAAATTTGGACCAGTTTTTTTTGGCGAACGGGAATATTTGGTCTGTGAGTCATGGTTTGTGTGAGGACTCGAGCGGGGGTAATACTGGAAAATGTTTGGCGACTTTACCATCTATGTGTGACCATGGCGATGatttttctgtgatgaatggttcGTTGCCATCTACGTCTAATAATGGATCCATTTATATGGGTACTAGTGATTGTGAAACTTTGTGCAAGAGCAATTGTTCTTGCACTGCATTTGTTGCGGTTCAGGATGGTCAACCAGTTTGTCAACTTTATTATCAGAGTAAGAAGGATCTTTTGAAGATTGTTGATGAGAAGGGCACTGGGATTATTTACATTCGTGGTGGTAGTACTTCTTCAAGTG ATGGTAAAAAATTGAAACTCTGGCTGGCTATCGCAGTTCCTTTGGCTTTCCTCTTGATTCTTATGCCAATATCATTATGCTGCTATCTGCATTATGGAAATAGACTTCAAG CAGGAGATGAAGCAAGGAAACAAGAAGAGATTATCAATTCGGATCAAGTGAGATTAGTCCAAATTGGTTCCACCAACGTGTCACCAATTCAATATAACGAAGATAGAATTGTGAATATGATGGAATTAGGCAGGCAAAAGGATCAAGAACTACCCTTGTTTAGTTTTTCTACCATACAAACTGCGACCAATGACTTTGCCAAGGCTAATAAACTGGGTGAAGGTGGATTTGGCCCTGTTTATAAG GGTTTGCTAGTGGATGGGAGGGAAATTGCAGTGAAAAGGTTGTCCGAAATTTCGAGGCAAGGTTTGGAGGAGTTCAAAAACGAAGTGTTAGTTATTTGTAAGCTTCAGCACAGGAATTTGGTTAGGCTTTTGGGATGCTGCATTGAAGGAGAAGAAAGTATATTAATTTATGAGTATATGCCCAACAAAAGCCTGGATTCTTTCATTTTTG ATTCAACCAAACGGAAGCTTTTGGATTGGAGAAAGCGCATGAACATTATTGAAGGGATTGCTCAAGGCATCCTGTATCTTCACAAATACTCAAGATTAAGGATCATTCACCGCGATTTAAAGACAAGCAATATTCTCTTGGATAGTGACATGAACCCTAAAATATCGGATTTTGGCATGGCAAGAATTTTCGCAGACAGTGACACTAAAGGAAAAACAAGCCGGGTTGTTGGTACATT TGGTTATATGTCTCCTGAGTATGCCATGGGCGGCCTCTTTTCCGAAAAATCAGATGTGTTTAGCTTTGGAGTGATCTTATTAGAGATCATAAGTGGCAAGAAGAACATTGCCTTCTTTGAGGCTGATGATCCATTAAACTTACTAGGCAAT GCCTGGAGCTTGTGGAAAGAAGGCAAGAGCAAGGAATTGATGGATTCGACATTGTCTGGTTCTTGTTCGAGTAATGAAGTTACCAGATGCATTCAGGTGGGTCTTTTGTGTGTGCAAGAAAGAGCTATGGATCGACCAAACATGTCGGATGTTGTTTCGATGCTAAGCAACGAAACATTTGCTCTGCCTCTTCCTAAAGAACCTGCATCTTGGAGTCAGCTAAGTTCCGCTGATGCAGATTCATCTTCAAGTAGGCAAAGACATCAATCTACAATAGATGTGACGACTTCAACAATACATGCTAGGTAG
- the LOC103456181 gene encoding G-type lectin S-receptor-like serine/threonine-protein kinase B120 isoform X2: MAMFLPLTIFLISFSSFSSSPSLAKDTLTPADMLTDNQTLVSAGGIFELGFFTETISGYHYLGIWFKADATKVVWVGNRDVAILDSSGVLQIRSGNLLLSDRRLVQVIVNAANVASSPNTTATLLDTGNFVLKEADTGTVIWQSFDVPSDTYLPGMELGLFELNTTQPSYNILVSWASPQNPARGPFTLTMDRINFTKLTVWRGDGRQMDIAFWDGQHLRFIFDNTTENNDYTFRYQTIDEEAAYYTFSNNKKYDLIWFVMSSTGNLDQFFLANGNIWSVSHGLCEDSSGGNTGKCLATLPSMCDHGDDFSVMNGSLPSTSNNGSIYMGTSDCETLCKSNCSCTAFVAVQDGQPVCQLYYQSKKDLLKIVDEKGTGIIYIRGGSTSSSDGKKLKLWLAIAVPLAFLLILMPISLCCYLHYGNRLQGDEARKQEEIINSDQVRLVQIGSTNVSPIQYNEDRIVNMMELGRQKDQELPLFSFSTIQTATNDFAKANKLGEGGFGPVYKGLLVDGREIAVKRLSEISRQGLEEFKNEVLVICKLQHRNLVRLLGCCIEGEESILIYEYMPNKSLDSFIFDSTKRKLLDWRKRMNIIEGIAQGILYLHKYSRLRIIHRDLKTSNILLDSDMNPKISDFGMARIFADSDTKGKTSRVVGTFGYMSPEYAMGGLFSEKSDVFSFGVILLEIISGKKNIAFFEADDPLNLLGNAWSLWKEGKSKELMDSTLSGSCSSNEVTRCIQVGLLCVQERAMDRPNMSDVVSMLSNETFALPLPKEPASWSQLSSADADSSSSRQRHQSTIDVTTSTIHAR; the protein is encoded by the exons ATGGCCATGTTTCTTCCTCTTACAATTTTCTTGatctctttctcttccttctcttcATCTCCATCTCTTGCAAAAGACACACTCACACCTGCAGACATGCTGACAGACAACCAAACCCTAGTCTCAGCCGGTGGAATTTTCGAGCTTGGCTTCTTCaccgaaactatttcgggataTCACTACCTGGGAATTTGGTTCAAAGCTGATGccaccaaggttgtctgggtTGGTAACCGCGATGTTGCTATATTGGATTCCTCCGGTGTGCTACAAATCCGGTCTGGGAATCTGCTTCTCTCTGACCGTCGACTAGTGCAAGTCATAGTCAACGCAGCAAATGTTGCCTCCTCACCCAACACAACTGCAACGCTTCTGGACACGGGAAATTTTGTGCTTAAAGAAGCAGATACAG GTACTGTTATATGGCAAAGTTTTGATGTACCAAGTGATACATATCTTCCTGGGATGGAACTAGGGTTGTTTGAACTAAACACAACCCAGCCAAGCTATAACATCCTTGTTTCTTGGGCAAGCCCCCAAAACCCAGCTCGCGGTCCCTTCACTTTAACCATGGACCGGATCAACTTCACAAAGCTTACTGTTTGGAGAGGAGATGGACGCCAGATGGATATCGCGTTCTGGGATGGACAACACCTAAGGTTTATTTTTGACAACACAACTGAAAATAATGACTACACTTTTAGGTACCAAACCATTGATGAAGAAGCTGCCTACTACACTTTTAGCAACAATAAGAAGTACGACCTCATATGGTTTGTCATGTCTTCAACTGGAAATTTGGACCAGTTTTTTTTGGCGAACGGGAATATTTGGTCTGTGAGTCATGGTTTGTGTGAGGACTCGAGCGGGGGTAATACTGGAAAATGTTTGGCGACTTTACCATCTATGTGTGACCATGGCGATGatttttctgtgatgaatggttcGTTGCCATCTACGTCTAATAATGGATCCATTTATATGGGTACTAGTGATTGTGAAACTTTGTGCAAGAGCAATTGTTCTTGCACTGCATTTGTTGCGGTTCAGGATGGTCAACCAGTTTGTCAACTTTATTATCAGAGTAAGAAGGATCTTTTGAAGATTGTTGATGAGAAGGGCACTGGGATTATTTACATTCGTGGTGGTAGTACTTCTTCAAGTG ATGGTAAAAAATTGAAACTCTGGCTGGCTATCGCAGTTCCTTTGGCTTTCCTCTTGATTCTTATGCCAATATCATTATGCTGCTATCTGCATTATGGAAATAGACTTCAAG GAGATGAAGCAAGGAAACAAGAAGAGATTATCAATTCGGATCAAGTGAGATTAGTCCAAATTGGTTCCACCAACGTGTCACCAATTCAATATAACGAAGATAGAATTGTGAATATGATGGAATTAGGCAGGCAAAAGGATCAAGAACTACCCTTGTTTAGTTTTTCTACCATACAAACTGCGACCAATGACTTTGCCAAGGCTAATAAACTGGGTGAAGGTGGATTTGGCCCTGTTTATAAG GGTTTGCTAGTGGATGGGAGGGAAATTGCAGTGAAAAGGTTGTCCGAAATTTCGAGGCAAGGTTTGGAGGAGTTCAAAAACGAAGTGTTAGTTATTTGTAAGCTTCAGCACAGGAATTTGGTTAGGCTTTTGGGATGCTGCATTGAAGGAGAAGAAAGTATATTAATTTATGAGTATATGCCCAACAAAAGCCTGGATTCTTTCATTTTTG ATTCAACCAAACGGAAGCTTTTGGATTGGAGAAAGCGCATGAACATTATTGAAGGGATTGCTCAAGGCATCCTGTATCTTCACAAATACTCAAGATTAAGGATCATTCACCGCGATTTAAAGACAAGCAATATTCTCTTGGATAGTGACATGAACCCTAAAATATCGGATTTTGGCATGGCAAGAATTTTCGCAGACAGTGACACTAAAGGAAAAACAAGCCGGGTTGTTGGTACATT TGGTTATATGTCTCCTGAGTATGCCATGGGCGGCCTCTTTTCCGAAAAATCAGATGTGTTTAGCTTTGGAGTGATCTTATTAGAGATCATAAGTGGCAAGAAGAACATTGCCTTCTTTGAGGCTGATGATCCATTAAACTTACTAGGCAAT GCCTGGAGCTTGTGGAAAGAAGGCAAGAGCAAGGAATTGATGGATTCGACATTGTCTGGTTCTTGTTCGAGTAATGAAGTTACCAGATGCATTCAGGTGGGTCTTTTGTGTGTGCAAGAAAGAGCTATGGATCGACCAAACATGTCGGATGTTGTTTCGATGCTAAGCAACGAAACATTTGCTCTGCCTCTTCCTAAAGAACCTGCATCTTGGAGTCAGCTAAGTTCCGCTGATGCAGATTCATCTTCAAGTAGGCAAAGACATCAATCTACAATAGATGTGACGACTTCAACAATACATGCTAGGTAG
- the LOC103456182 gene encoding RNA-binding protein involved in heterochromatin assembly dri1-like, producing the protein MSRPGDWNCRSCNHLNFQRRDSCHRCGDPKSGERVEYGSFGGGRGGGGGGSFGFTTGPDVRPGDWYCTIGNCGAHNFASRSSCFKCGASKDELSSGGGGGFEGDMPRSLRGFGFGSSGSSSGRSGWKSGDWICTRSGCNEHNFASRTECFRCNAPRDSNDDKSPF; encoded by the exons ATGAGCAGGCCAGGAGATTGGAACTGTAGGTCATGCAACCATCTCAACTTCCAAAGGAGGGACTCGTGCCACAGGTGTGGGGATCCAAAAAGTGGGGAGAGAGTTGAGTATGGAAGTTTTGGTGGTGGAAGAGGTGGAGGTGGCGGTGGCTCGTTTGGATTCACCACTGGTCCAGATGTCCGCCCCGGTGACTGGTACTGCACCATTGGCAACTGTGGAGCTCACAACTTTGCCAGCCGCTCCAGTTGCTTCAAGTGTGGTGCGTCTAAGGACGAATTGTCAAGTGGCGGGGGCGGTGGTTTTGAGGGCGACATGCCTAGGTCACTGAGAGGGTTTGGCTTTGGCAGCAGTGGAAGTAGCTCTGGTCGCTCCGGATGGAAATCTGGAGACTGGATTTGCACAAG GTCAGGGTGCAATGAGCACAACTTCGCTAGCAGAACAGAATGTTTCAGATGCAATGCTCCAAGAGACTCCAACGATGACAAGTCTCCATTTTAA